The Takifugu rubripes chromosome 3, fTakRub1.2, whole genome shotgun sequence genome contains a region encoding:
- the LOC115249259 gene encoding zinc finger protein 239-like, translating into MKGLSIIQYQHLGSACGKDSGEGCFSSANKIKETATKLFICQTCGKDFKLSKSLKQHLRVHTGERPYACKTCGKTFKQYSSFYLHKRIHTGERPYVCETCGKAFTQNDKLKNHLRIHTGERPYVCQTCGKTFIRNYHLKVHLSVHTGERPLVYKTCGETFKQNDELKFHLRDHPGERLFVCKTCGKAFIDSTSLNVHMRVHTGERPYLCKICGKAFKQNSALNVHMKIHKGERPFVCKTCGKTFKQNSGLNVHMKIHTGERPFVCKTCGKAFIDSTSLNVHMRVHTGERPYLCKICGKAFKQISALNVHMKIHKGERPYVCKICGETFTQNCELVQHMSTHTGENIQICQQESSDIAAASSSQ; encoded by the coding sequence ATGAAAGGACTTTCCATTATTCAATACCAACACCTTGGCTCAGCATGTGGGAAAGATTCCGGAGAGGGTTGTTTCTCATCAGCCAACAAAATTAAGGAAACGGCAACCAAACTGTTTAtctgtcaaacatgtgggaaagatttcaaactgtcaaaatcactgaagcaacaccttagagttcacacaggtgagagaccatatgcgtgtaaaacatgtgggaaaacctttaaacaatATTCTTCATTTTATCTCCAcaagagaattcacacaggtgagaggccatatgtctgtgaaacatgtgggaagGCCTTTAcacaaaatgataaattaaagAACCAcctgagaattcacacaggtgaaagaccatatgtctgtcaaacatgtgggaAGACCTTTATACGAAATTATCACTTAAAGGTCCACTTAAgtgttcacacaggtgagagaccactTGTGTATAAAACATGTGGGGAGACCTTTAAACAAAATGATGAATTAAAGTTTCACTTAAGAGATCACCCAGGTGAGAGActatttgtgtgtaaaacatgtgggaaagcctttataGATAGTacttcattaaatgtccacatgcgagttcacacaggtgagagaccatatttgtgtaaaatatgtggaaaagccttcaaacaaaattctgcattaaatgtccacatgaaaaTTCACAaaggtgagagaccatttgtgtgtaaaacatgtggaaaaaccttcaaacaaaattctggattaaatgtccacatgaaaattcacacaggtgagagaccatttgtgtgtaaaacatgtgggaaagcctttataGATAGTacttcattaaatgtccacatgcgagttcacacaggtgagagaccatatttgtgtaaaatatgtggaaaagccttcaaacaaatTTCTGCATTAAATGTACACATGAAAATTCACaaaggtgagagaccatatgtgtgtaaaatatGTGGGGAAACTTTCACCCAGAATTGTGAGTTAGTGCAGCACATGAGCACCCACACGGGTGAAAACATCCAGATTTGTCAACAAGAGAGTTCAGAtattgctgcagcttcttcatctcagTGA